In the Deinococcus budaensis genome, one interval contains:
- a CDS encoding RelA/SpoT family protein — protein MESLRPLIADRPEADRERVERAYVFARDAHAGVNRKSGEPYITHPVAVAVILARLGMDTDSLLAGLLHDTVEDVEAVTFEGIEREFGPDVRRIVEGETKVSKLSKTGSQQAEVGDAGRDMQAENLRQMLIAMTGDIRIIVVKLADRLHNMRTLGSMKPEKQVRIARETMEIFAPLAHRLGIGQIKWELEDLSFQYLQPDAYAYLQTRLRTRQEEREALIQGAVVQLREALQDDLELPEWVADIDIAGRSKHLWSIHNKMQKEGKALEQIFDLLAIRVILTPRELTVPPGTDEKRRLRAEETREKRICYHTVSIVHSMWTPLPGRFKDYIAVPKPNGYQSLHTTVISQSGQPIEVQIRSRRMHEVAEYGVAAHWMYKQGSTLAQRDRENWIAQLRELQNEINDASDYMDAVKSDILSQRVRVFTPKGLAISLPLGSTPIDFAYHIHTRIGETTVGARVNGSIVPLSHRLGNGDMVEIVTSKNSKPNQGWLNFAVTRSARAKIRHYFRQQERDEALQHGHDLLERYLRKRHLPVRQLMRTKLLEEATHKLLGTRNPDDLYQALHAGKVTPSAVGRLLSPSLAQEQASGPARRGPPGPRPPAPGGVYVEGLSTTTKLSLCCNPIRGDQIMGYLTRGRGVSIHRLDCPNMIRLLKDEPERCVAASWDSGRPGGTIVDLDVVAPDRQGLLADVLGALAAEKHSPMKIEAGVGADSVAHIALRLAVTGQEEVERVRAAISRVSGVTEVLRVGKNGGRGRASA, from the coding sequence ATGGAAAGCTTACGCCCCCTGATCGCCGACCGCCCGGAAGCGGACCGCGAGCGGGTGGAGCGCGCCTACGTGTTCGCGCGCGACGCCCACGCGGGGGTCAACCGCAAGAGCGGCGAGCCGTACATCACCCACCCGGTCGCGGTGGCCGTCATCCTGGCGCGGCTGGGGATGGACACCGACAGCCTGCTGGCGGGCCTGCTGCACGACACGGTCGAGGACGTGGAGGCCGTGACCTTCGAGGGGATCGAGCGCGAGTTCGGCCCCGACGTGCGCCGCATCGTGGAGGGCGAGACCAAGGTCAGCAAGCTCTCCAAGACCGGCAGCCAGCAGGCCGAGGTCGGGGACGCGGGCCGCGACATGCAGGCCGAGAACCTGCGCCAGATGCTGATCGCCATGACCGGCGACATCCGCATCATCGTGGTGAAGCTGGCCGACCGGCTGCACAACATGCGGACCCTCGGGTCCATGAAGCCCGAAAAACAGGTCCGCATCGCCCGCGAGACGATGGAGATTTTCGCGCCGCTCGCGCACCGCCTCGGCATCGGGCAGATCAAGTGGGAACTCGAGGACCTCTCGTTCCAGTACCTTCAGCCTGACGCCTACGCCTACCTCCAGACCCGGCTGCGGACCCGGCAAGAAGAGCGCGAGGCGCTGATTCAGGGCGCGGTCGTGCAGTTGCGCGAGGCCCTGCAAGACGACCTCGAACTGCCCGAGTGGGTGGCCGACATCGACATTGCGGGGCGCAGCAAGCACCTCTGGAGCATCCACAACAAGATGCAAAAGGAAGGCAAGGCGCTGGAGCAGATTTTCGACCTGCTCGCCATCCGGGTGATCCTGACGCCCAGGGAGCTGACCGTGCCCCCCGGCACCGACGAGAAGCGCCGGTTGCGCGCCGAGGAGACCCGCGAGAAACGCATCTGCTACCACACCGTCTCCATCGTGCATTCGATGTGGACGCCGCTGCCGGGACGCTTCAAGGACTACATCGCGGTGCCCAAACCCAACGGCTACCAGAGCCTGCACACGACCGTGATCAGCCAGAGCGGCCAGCCGATCGAGGTGCAGATTCGCTCACGGCGCATGCACGAGGTCGCCGAGTACGGGGTCGCCGCCCACTGGATGTACAAGCAGGGCAGCACGCTGGCCCAGCGCGACCGCGAGAACTGGATCGCCCAGCTGCGTGAGCTGCAAAACGAGATCAACGACGCCTCGGACTACATGGATGCGGTCAAGAGCGACATCCTCTCGCAGCGCGTGCGGGTCTTTACCCCCAAGGGTCTGGCGATCAGCCTGCCGCTGGGCAGCACGCCCATCGATTTCGCGTACCACATCCATACCCGCATCGGCGAGACGACCGTGGGGGCGCGGGTCAACGGGTCCATTGTGCCGCTCTCGCATAGGCTCGGCAACGGCGACATGGTCGAGATCGTGACCTCCAAGAACAGCAAGCCCAACCAGGGCTGGCTGAACTTCGCCGTGACCCGCTCGGCGCGCGCCAAGATCCGCCACTACTTTCGCCAGCAGGAACGCGACGAGGCCTTACAGCACGGCCACGACCTGCTGGAGCGCTACCTGCGCAAGCGCCACCTGCCGGTGCGCCAGCTGATGCGGACCAAGCTGCTGGAGGAAGCCACCCACAAGCTGCTGGGCACCCGCAACCCCGACGACCTGTACCAGGCGCTGCACGCCGGAAAGGTCACGCCCAGCGCGGTCGGGCGGCTGCTCTCGCCCAGCCTGGCCCAGGAGCAGGCCTCGGGTCCGGCCCGGCGCGGCCCGCCGGGTCCCCGGCCTCCCGCGCCGGGCGGCGTGTACGTCGAGGGCCTGAGCACCACCACCAAATTGTCGCTGTGCTGCAACCCGATTCGGGGTGACCAGATTATGGGCTACCTCACGCGGGGCCGGGGCGTCAGCATCCACCGCCTGGACTGCCCCAACATGATCCGGCTGCTCAAGGACGAACCCGAGCGCTGCGTCGCCGCCTCGTGGGATTCGGGCAGGCCGGGCGGCACCATCGTGGACCTCGACGTGGTCGCGCCCGACCGTCAGGGGCTGCTGGCCGACGTGCTGGGCGCGCTCGCCGCCGAGAAGCACAGCCCGATGAAGATCGAGGCGGGGGTGGGCGCCGACAGCGTCGCGCATATCGCGCTGCGGCTGGCCGTTACCGGGCAGGAGGAGGTCGAGCGGGTGCGGGCGGCGATCTCGCGGGTCAGTGGGGTCACGGAGGTGCTGCGGGTCGGGAAGAACGGGGGGCGGGGGCGGGCGAGCGCCTGA
- a CDS encoding TetR/AcrR family transcriptional regulator, whose amino-acid sequence MKVDREEQDDARRERIARAAFELFARSGLEATSAQDIARAAFVSRTNLYRYYPSKMHMLLAHFEKAVQASRDDAVERLSRGANPQQVWDKVTGRMADLGVRYRHLVGAVGHAVLSARHEGGRTDHAGQPPGEGVRTALTLVALVEPVLIAMRDRGALRDGVNTHLLGTLLVDACLLALLHGGHRDQREVLRDWQDRFSLLLHGALVPDAAQERACEGGAGPDTPLKTRA is encoded by the coding sequence ATGAAGGTCGACCGCGAGGAGCAGGACGACGCCCGGCGCGAACGCATCGCCCGCGCGGCCTTCGAGCTGTTCGCCCGCAGCGGTCTGGAGGCGACCAGCGCCCAGGACATCGCCCGCGCCGCGTTTGTGAGCCGCACCAACCTGTACCGCTACTACCCCAGCAAGATGCACATGCTGCTCGCGCATTTCGAAAAGGCCGTGCAGGCCAGCCGCGACGACGCCGTCGAGCGCCTGAGCCGGGGCGCGAACCCGCAGCAGGTCTGGGACAAGGTCACGGGGCGCATGGCCGACCTCGGCGTGCGCTACCGCCACCTGGTCGGCGCGGTGGGACACGCGGTTCTGAGTGCCCGTCACGAGGGCGGCCGGACGGACCACGCGGGCCAGCCCCCCGGCGAGGGCGTCCGCACGGCCCTGACGCTGGTGGCGCTGGTCGAACCCGTGTTGATCGCCATGCGTGACCGGGGCGCGCTGCGCGACGGGGTCAACACCCACCTGCTGGGGACCCTGCTGGTGGACGCCTGCCTGCTAGCGCTGCTGCACGGCGGCCACCGCGACCAGCGCGAGGTGCTGCGCGACTGGCAAGACCGCTTCAGTCTGCTGCTGCACGGCGCGCTCGTTCCGGACGCGGCGCAGGAGCGGGCCTGCGAGGGCGGCGCGGGTCCCGACACGCCGCTCAAGACGCGGGCCTGA
- the pgi gene encoding glucose-6-phosphate isomerase encodes MSDPLGPGAAHPAQPSLTRLPAWQALQAHFEALRGTTLRELFAADPARGERLTAEGAGLFLDYSKNRVTDETLALLLRLVRETGVEARRDALFAGERINVTEDRAVLHPALRAPRGAVMEVGGQNVVPAVHEVLGRMGAFADRVRGGTWLGATGKPLRNVVNIGIGGSDLGPVMAYEALKHYADRRLTLRFVSNVDGTDLTEKTLGLDPEETLFIVSSKTFTTQETMANAESARTWLLAGLGNVADEGAAIARHFVAVSTNAEAVAGFGIDTANMFGFWDWVGGRYSLDSAIGLSLMIAVGPERFGELLAGFHEMDEHFRTAPLEGNLPVLLAVLGVWYRNFFGAQTHAVLPYDQYLAHFPAYLQQLDMESNGKHVTLDGQAVDYDTGPVVWGQPGTNGQHAFYQLIHQGTTLIPCDFIGFCQTLNPLPTPEGPLHHDLLMANVFAQTEALAFGKTLEQVQAGGGVKSALAPHRVFEGNRPTNTLLADRLTPRLLGALIALYEHKVFVQGAIWNINSFDQWGVELGKVLAGKIVPELTAAGEPDLDHDSSTNALIRRYRARRG; translated from the coding sequence ATGAGTGACCCCCTCGGCCCCGGCGCGGCCCACCCGGCGCAGCCCTCCCTGACCCGGCTTCCCGCGTGGCAGGCGCTCCAGGCGCACTTCGAGGCGCTGCGGGGCACGACCCTGCGCGAGCTGTTCGCCGCCGACCCCGCTCGCGGCGAGCGCCTGACCGCCGAGGGCGCGGGCCTCTTTCTGGACTACTCCAAGAACCGGGTGACCGACGAGACGCTGGCCCTGCTGCTGAGGCTGGTGCGTGAGACGGGCGTGGAGGCCCGCCGGGACGCCCTGTTCGCGGGCGAGCGCATCAACGTGACCGAGGACCGCGCCGTGCTGCACCCGGCCCTGCGGGCGCCGCGCGGGGCCGTGATGGAGGTCGGCGGCCAGAACGTGGTTCCCGCCGTCCACGAGGTGCTGGGCCGGATGGGCGCCTTTGCCGACCGGGTGCGCGGCGGGACGTGGCTGGGCGCGACCGGCAAACCACTGCGGAATGTGGTGAACATCGGCATCGGCGGCTCGGACCTGGGCCCGGTGATGGCTTACGAGGCGCTGAAGCACTATGCCGACCGGCGGTTGACCCTGCGCTTCGTCTCCAACGTGGACGGCACCGACCTGACCGAGAAGACGCTGGGCCTCGACCCCGAGGAGACGCTCTTTATCGTGTCCAGCAAGACCTTCACCACCCAGGAGACGATGGCGAACGCGGAAAGCGCCCGCACCTGGCTGCTCGCCGGGCTGGGAAACGTGGCGGACGAGGGAGCGGCCATCGCCCGACACTTCGTGGCGGTGAGCACCAACGCGGAAGCCGTGGCGGGGTTCGGCATCGACACTGCCAACATGTTCGGCTTCTGGGACTGGGTGGGGGGCCGCTACAGCCTGGACAGCGCCATCGGTCTGTCGCTGATGATCGCGGTCGGGCCGGAGCGCTTCGGGGAGTTGCTGGCAGGCTTCCACGAGATGGACGAACATTTCCGCACGGCGCCGCTGGAGGGAAACCTGCCGGTGCTGCTGGCGGTGCTGGGCGTGTGGTACCGCAACTTTTTCGGCGCGCAGACGCACGCGGTGTTGCCCTACGACCAGTACCTCGCCCACTTTCCCGCCTACCTCCAGCAGCTCGACATGGAGAGCAACGGCAAGCACGTCACTCTGGACGGGCAGGCCGTGGACTACGACACCGGCCCGGTCGTGTGGGGGCAACCCGGCACCAACGGGCAGCACGCCTTCTACCAGCTGATCCACCAGGGCACCACCCTGATCCCCTGCGACTTCATCGGCTTTTGCCAGACGCTCAACCCGCTGCCCACGCCCGAAGGCCCCTTGCACCACGACCTCTTGATGGCGAACGTGTTCGCGCAGACCGAGGCGCTGGCCTTCGGCAAGACGCTGGAACAGGTGCAGGCCGGGGGGGGCGTAAAGTCCGCGCTGGCGCCCCACCGGGTCTTCGAGGGCAACCGGCCCACCAACACCCTGCTCGCCGACCGCCTCACCCCCCGCCTCCTGGGCGCCCTGATCGCCCTGTACGAGCACAAGGTCTTCGTACAGGGGGCCATCTGGAACATCAATTCCTTCGACCAGTGGGGCGTCGAACTCGGCAAGGTCCTCGCCGGAAAGATCGTGCCCGAACTGACCGCCGCCGGGGAGCCGGACCTGGACCACGATTCGAGCACCAACGCCCTGATCCGCCGTTACCGGGCGCGGCGGGGGTAG
- a CDS encoding GTP pyrophosphokinase, giving the protein MDPELLHAYQEALPDYERLRSAVVAHITRLLADAGLNIHHITGRVKRPASLADKLRRKPGRYRTLGDVTDLVGLRVITYFESDVQVVARLIEEHHVVDWKHSIDKSRMHDPDRFGYLGVHYVVRAEPDLVPALPGMHYEVQIRSILQHAWAEIEHDLGYKSREAVPREVRRRFYRLAGLLEMADEEFMALHRLSHDYAATLPTRITEAPDSVFIDAPSLKYLLGTAPIHDLDLQIAEALHVPLLSDWSDPERAQRLASLLHHVGVHSVGLLHKELARQGPQLVRFASALLPQVRELWTPAGGLRPGSSVVQYGLWRACANPALDPLEIVRLLDLSGSAQGMVETVRAVYAREVGAG; this is encoded by the coding sequence ATGGACCCCGAGCTGCTGCACGCCTATCAGGAGGCGCTGCCCGACTACGAGCGGCTGCGAAGCGCCGTGGTGGCGCACATCACCCGGCTGCTCGCGGACGCGGGCCTGAACATCCACCACATCACCGGGCGGGTCAAGCGCCCGGCCAGCCTGGCCGACAAGCTGCGGCGCAAGCCGGGGCGCTACCGCACGCTGGGGGACGTGACCGATTTGGTGGGCCTGCGCGTCATCACCTACTTCGAGAGCGACGTGCAGGTGGTTGCCCGCCTGATCGAGGAGCACCACGTCGTGGACTGGAAGCATTCCATCGACAAGTCGCGGATGCACGACCCCGACCGCTTCGGCTACCTGGGGGTGCACTACGTGGTGCGCGCCGAACCCGACCTGGTGCCCGCGTTGCCCGGCATGCACTACGAGGTGCAGATCCGCTCGATCCTCCAGCACGCCTGGGCCGAGATCGAGCACGACCTGGGGTACAAGAGCCGCGAGGCCGTGCCGCGCGAGGTCCGGCGCCGCTTTTACCGCCTCGCCGGGCTGCTGGAGATGGCCGACGAGGAATTCATGGCCCTGCACCGCCTCAGCCACGACTACGCCGCCACCCTACCCACCCGCATCACGGAGGCGCCCGACAGCGTGTTTATCGACGCGCCCAGTCTGAAGTACCTGCTGGGCACCGCCCCCATCCATGACCTCGACCTCCAGATCGCGGAGGCGCTGCATGTCCCGCTGCTCTCGGACTGGTCGGACCCCGAGCGGGCGCAGCGGCTGGCGAGCCTGCTGCACCACGTCGGCGTGCATTCGGTCGGGCTGCTGCACAAGGAACTCGCCCGGCAGGGGCCGCAGCTCGTGCGCTTCGCCTCGGCGCTGCTGCCGCAGGTGCGCGAGCTGTGGACCCCGGCGGGGGGTCTGCGCCCTGGCAGCAGCGTCGTGCAGTACGGGTTGTGGCGGGCCTGTGCGAATCCGGCCCTCGATCCGCTGGAGATCGTGCGGCTGCTGGACCTCAGCGGCTCGGCGCAGGGGATGGTGGAGACGGTGCGGGCGGTGTATGCGCGGGAGGTGGGGGCGGGGTAG
- a CDS encoding aminotransferase class I/II-fold pyridoxal phosphate-dependent enzyme translates to MIDQLRPALPGEALHARVARTLREAVLAGALPEGTRLPGHRVLAARLGVSRNTLTDALEQLGAEGYVRASARSGTRVAVPAPAPGEAPAPPPLPLSAWATRALSGALPDVGGEYAVDFRVGQPVPDLYPAGAWAQALARQAREAGRGGAPLLEREAELGPLETRRALAAYLNAERGARVTPDMVMLTGGTQASLDALARLFLEEGRVAALEDPTYPGARAALGATGASLWPVPVDAQGLDPAALPARATLLYLTPGAQYPTTVTLPAARQAEVVAWAGRAGAFVLEDDYAADLHHSARPPAAMQGLAPGRVILLGSFSKSLAPVTRSGYLVAPERVIRVLARTRPLTDRAPATLDALALADVLASGAYARHLRGARQAIRHRHEVLLAALAPALPGWAVTPARAGLHVHVTLPPGLSEEEAVARAAAAGVALTPAAPLAQETRPPAVLLAFAHLPPERLRGGVARLAQALAGNPTDVKI, encoded by the coding sequence GTGATCGACCAACTGCGGCCCGCGCTGCCTGGAGAAGCGCTGCACGCGCGGGTGGCGCGCACCCTGCGCGAGGCGGTGCTGGCCGGGGCGTTGCCGGAGGGGACCCGCTTGCCGGGCCACCGGGTCCTCGCCGCGCGGCTGGGCGTGTCGCGCAACACGCTGACCGACGCGCTGGAGCAGCTCGGCGCCGAGGGCTACGTGCGGGCCAGCGCCCGCAGCGGCACGCGGGTCGCGGTGCCTGCCCCGGCTCCCGGCGAGGCGCCCGCACCCCCGCCGCTGCCGCTGAGCGCCTGGGCCACCCGCGCCCTCTCCGGCGCCCTGCCCGACGTGGGCGGCGAGTACGCGGTGGACTTCCGGGTCGGCCAGCCGGTCCCCGACCTGTACCCGGCGGGAGCGTGGGCGCAGGCCCTGGCGCGCCAGGCGCGGGAGGCCGGGCGCGGCGGCGCTCCGCTCCTCGAACGGGAAGCCGAACTGGGGCCGCTGGAGACGAGGCGCGCCCTGGCCGCCTACCTGAACGCCGAGCGCGGCGCCCGGGTGACCCCCGACATGGTGATGCTCACGGGCGGCACCCAGGCGTCTCTGGACGCGCTGGCCCGGCTCTTTTTGGAAGAGGGCCGGGTCGCGGCGCTCGAAGACCCCACCTATCCGGGGGCGCGGGCGGCGCTGGGGGCCACCGGCGCTTCGCTCTGGCCGGTCCCGGTGGACGCCCAGGGCCTGGACCCGGCGGCGCTGCCCGCGCGGGCCACCCTGCTGTACCTCACGCCGGGCGCGCAGTACCCGACCACGGTGACGCTGCCCGCCGCGCGGCAGGCCGAGGTGGTCGCCTGGGCAGGCCGGGCAGGCGCCTTCGTGCTGGAAGACGACTACGCCGCCGACCTGCACCACTCGGCGCGGCCCCCGGCGGCCATGCAGGGCCTCGCGCCGGGGCGGGTGATCTTGCTGGGCAGCTTCAGCAAGAGCCTCGCGCCGGTCACCCGCTCCGGGTACCTCGTCGCCCCCGAGCGGGTGATCCGGGTGCTGGCGCGCACCCGCCCGCTCACCGACCGCGCCCCCGCCACCCTCGACGCCCTGGCCCTGGCCGATGTGCTCGCCTCGGGCGCCTACGCCCGCCACCTGCGGGGCGCCCGGCAGGCCATCCGCCACCGCCACGAGGTCCTGCTCGCGGCGCTGGCCCCGGCCCTGCCCGGTTGGGCGGTCACGCCCGCCCGCGCCGGGCTGCACGTGCATGTCACGCTGCCGCCCGGCCTCTCGGAAGAGGAGGCCGTGGCCCGCGCCGCCGCAGCCGGGGTGGCCCTTACCCCCGCCGCGCCCCTGGCGCAGGAGACGCGCCCGCCCGCCGTGCTGCTCGCCTTCGCCCACCTGCCGCCCGAGCGCCTGCGGGGCGGCGTGGCGCGGCTGGCGCAGGCCCTGGCGGGCAACCCGACGGACGTGAAGATTTAA
- the rpsT gene encoding 30S ribosomal protein S20, with amino-acid sequence MALRHKSAQKRHRQSLKRRLINRSRKSTIKTFSKKAVAAVQEGAENAAELQRKAESLIDKAAKGSTLHKNTAARKKSRLAKALNRAAAAKQA; translated from the coding sequence ATGGCCCTCCGACACAAGTCCGCCCAGAAGCGTCACCGCCAGAGCCTCAAGCGCCGCCTGATCAACCGCAGCCGCAAGAGCACCATCAAGACCTTCAGCAAGAAGGCCGTGGCCGCCGTGCAAGAAGGCGCCGAGAACGCCGCCGAGTTGCAGCGCAAGGCCGAGAGCCTGATCGACAAGGCCGCCAAGGGCAGCACCCTGCACAAGAACACGGCGGCCCGCAAGAAGAGCCGCCTCGCCAAGGCGCTCAACCGCGCCGCGGCCGCCAAGCAGGCCTGA
- a CDS encoding RecX family transcriptional regulator gives MTDPPDTPPAPTPDPRQAEQRQKARDDLLAYAFRALSGRALTEAELRARLARRTDDPALAAEVLARVQELGYQNDDQVARAEGTRRGVGGFRVRQTLRRRGMEEDLIEETLAARDPEQEQADALALLERRWTAFARKRDPRASAYAFLARRGFGGSAIWPAIEAVSQGQAGGEPEDLTEPDTDDFSSPG, from the coding sequence GTGACGGACCCTCCCGACACGCCCCCCGCGCCCACACCCGACCCGCGTCAGGCCGAGCAGCGCCAGAAGGCCCGCGACGACCTGCTCGCCTACGCCTTCCGGGCGCTGTCGGGCCGCGCGCTCACGGAAGCCGAGTTGCGCGCCCGCCTCGCCCGCCGCACGGACGACCCCGCGCTGGCCGCCGAGGTGCTGGCCCGGGTGCAGGAGCTGGGCTACCAGAACGACGATCAGGTTGCCCGCGCCGAGGGCACCCGCCGGGGCGTGGGCGGCTTCCGGGTGCGCCAGACCCTCCGGCGCCGGGGCATGGAAGAGGACCTGATCGAGGAGACGCTCGCCGCCCGCGACCCCGAGCAGGAGCAGGCCGACGCCCTGGCCCTGCTGGAGCGCCGCTGGACCGCCTTCGCCCGCAAGCGTGATCCGCGGGCCAGTGCCTACGCTTTTCTGGCGAGGCGCGGGTTTGGGGGATCAGCGATCTGGCCCGCCATCGAGGCCGTCTCCCAGGGTCAGGCTGGCGGCGAGCCAGAGGACCTGACCGAGCCGGACACGGACGATTTCAGCAGCCCAGGGTGA
- a CDS encoding metallophosphoesterase, with protein MRVFAIADLHLATVTPKPMTVFGPNWAGHPEAIFRQWQEEVREDDLVLLPGDLSWAMRLPDALVDLAPVAALPGTKVLLRGNHDYWWPGAGKLRAALPPGMLAVHNDAVRVGRVVVCGSRGWLTPGHEALGDDDARLLRREAERLGLSVQAAARLRQPGDVLIVMLHYPPASPPYPPNPLTAVIEAARPDLIVYGHLHGAHPERALRSLGGIPAHLVAADVLKFRPKLLLDLGGAPDASPAPAES; from the coding sequence ATGCGCGTCTTTGCCATCGCCGATCTGCACCTCGCCACCGTGACCCCCAAACCCATGACGGTCTTCGGGCCGAACTGGGCCGGGCACCCGGAGGCGATCTTCCGGCAGTGGCAGGAGGAAGTCCGGGAAGACGACCTGGTGCTGCTGCCCGGCGACCTCTCGTGGGCGATGCGGCTGCCCGACGCGCTGGTGGACCTCGCCCCGGTGGCGGCGCTGCCCGGAACCAAGGTGCTGCTGCGCGGCAACCACGACTACTGGTGGCCAGGGGCGGGCAAGCTGCGCGCGGCCCTGCCTCCCGGCATGTTGGCCGTTCACAACGACGCGGTGCGGGTCGGCCGCGTGGTCGTGTGCGGCTCGCGCGGCTGGCTCACACCGGGCCACGAGGCGCTGGGCGACGACGACGCGCGGCTGCTGAGGCGCGAGGCCGAGCGCCTGGGCCTCAGCGTGCAGGCCGCCGCGAGGCTGCGCCAGCCCGGCGACGTGCTGATCGTGATGCTGCACTACCCGCCCGCCAGCCCGCCCTACCCGCCCAACCCGCTCACCGCCGTGATCGAGGCGGCGCGGCCCGACCTGATCGTCTACGGTCACCTGCACGGCGCCCACCCCGAGCGCGCCCTGCGGTCCCTGGGCGGTATTCCGGCCCACCTCGTCGCCGCCGACGTGCTCAAGTTCCGGCCCAAGCTGCTGCTGGACCTGGGCGGCGCACCGGACGCCTCCCCTGCCCCCGCCGAAAGCTGA
- a CDS encoding LLM class flavin-dependent oxidoreductase, whose translation MTASPSPLPLSVLDLVPVPRGSDAPAALRETVALAQETERLGYTRFWVAEHHNMGALAASVPAVVLAALSQHTSRLRLGAGGVMLPNHAPLAVAESYRLLSALAPGRVDLGLGRAPGTDGRTALALRGAAGLHEAPFEAQLDDLLAFGHGIFPAGHPFAGVTAAPADTAGRPPLFPPLWVLSSSGYGARVAAGRGLGLAFAAHINPRLEDAAAAVQAYRAAFRPSAAFPEPRSLVAASVVCAPTAEEAEDLAAPLGLMFLRLIRGETAPFPSVAEARAYPYTPHERAQVAASRARVIVGDPAGVREELLALAGRTGADELMLTTLLPDPAARRRSYRLVAEALGLGGPGPGAATEGALFSPGAAPSGG comes from the coding sequence ATGACGGCATCCCCTTCCCCCTTGCCCCTCTCCGTGCTGGACCTCGTACCGGTGCCCCGGGGTTCGGACGCCCCCGCTGCCCTGCGCGAGACGGTGGCGCTGGCGCAGGAAACCGAACGCCTGGGTTACACCCGTTTCTGGGTGGCCGAACACCACAACATGGGGGCGCTGGCCGCCAGCGTGCCCGCCGTGGTGCTCGCGGCGCTGTCGCAGCACACCTCCAGGCTGCGGCTGGGCGCGGGCGGCGTGATGCTGCCCAACCACGCGCCGCTGGCGGTCGCGGAAAGCTACCGCCTGCTCTCGGCGCTGGCCCCCGGGCGGGTGGACCTCGGCCTGGGCCGCGCACCCGGCACCGACGGCCGCACGGCGCTGGCCCTGCGCGGCGCGGCGGGCCTGCACGAGGCACCCTTCGAGGCGCAACTGGACGACCTGCTCGCCTTCGGCCACGGCATTTTTCCGGCCGGCCACCCCTTCGCGGGGGTCACGGCGGCTCCGGCCGACACGGCGGGCCGCCCACCCCTTTTTCCGCCGCTGTGGGTGCTGAGCAGCAGCGGCTACGGGGCGCGGGTCGCTGCCGGTCGGGGCCTGGGACTGGCCTTTGCGGCGCACATCAACCCCCGGCTGGAGGACGCGGCGGCGGCGGTCCAGGCGTACCGGGCGGCGTTCCGGCCCTCGGCGGCGTTTCCGGAGCCACGCAGCCTGGTCGCGGCCAGCGTGGTCTGCGCGCCCACGGCCGAGGAGGCCGAGGACCTCGCCGCGCCGCTGGGCCTGATGTTCCTGCGGCTGATCCGGGGCGAGACGGCGCCCTTTCCCAGCGTCGCCGAGGCCCGCGCCTACCCCTACACCCCGCACGAGCGGGCACAGGTGGCCGCCTCGCGCGCCCGGGTGATCGTGGGCGACCCGGCGGGGGTGCGTGAGGAACTGCTCGCGCTGGCGGGGCGGACGGGGGCCGACGAGCTGATGCTGACCACCCTGTTGCCGGACCCGGCAGCCCGGCGGCGCTCGTACCGGCTGGTGGCGGAGGCGCTGGGGCTGGGGGGACCCGGGCCGGGGGCCGCCACAGAAGGGGCGCTCTTTTCCCCCGGCGCGGCGCCTTCCGGCGGCTGA